A single window of Serinus canaria isolate serCan28SL12 chromosome 14, serCan2020, whole genome shotgun sequence DNA harbors:
- the PPL gene encoding periplakin codes for MHSIFRKRNKGKYSPSVQKKSISSKELTELIERLQKNADQVEKNIVETDSRMQNDLHKIKACQLAQYKELTAQKLSESDKLLYVLDGDAAVARHMKHPQGDMITEDIRQLKERVANLRVKHEQIYNFPPQHIEPQVNWSTVIEEKQDALSSKGFGTDLPLVNSQVEEHNIFHNEVMAIGPHIVKEGSKENMSDFQAKYQKLLAGSQQRQQDLNSLQDYMQRCTNKLYWLDQQAKDRTHYDWSDHNLDYPSRRRQYENFIHRKLEEKEEAINKLHADGDQLLAQNHPGKNAIEAHIEAVHADWKEYLNLLICEESHLKFMEDFHQFQKDSKDAQELLKKVDTDLDQKFSPEFKDRYQLESLLRELDDQEKALDKYEAVVKSLQERSQQVLPLRFRRQPPPQPVPVEALCEYEGEQGQISRGAHYTLHSNSGDLWEVADSAGDTISAPGVCFMIPPPDPEAIALAEQIAKHYVAVREKTNNCKNVLQQRYEGLKADSIGDAASVRGRQLLAGLEKVNSDLDKQEKAITANLRPPLEQSRAVQDSTERSKDLKNITNEVRRIEPEKSRKIQECEAFIESVPNTGSATLVRNKVDNTNKKYERVVQLLSAAQEKVEVATNLERSLQQGRDLLSTYENKLVIDDTVPEDLRVVDRKKEELLAMGSELQSKKFLLSEAEQNLQRTKTCSNTLASKFQEHCPDIERQEAELYKLNQRFNNLSKQIDHRTQTLQKAKSAYSNYRTNYDKVNQFLCNIPNYEPQETDNIQQVEMKLKSQVALLSDIASKEQEVQKVSATAQQYQQAVKDYELEAEKLRSILDLENGRNGYTSKKPRLQSPAAKVKEEEAVLAAKYTEVNAVNKQRLQNLEFAQSLLRQQPEIQVTQDFAQTKKSVRPVEEVWKLKKELEDETQRRQQLEAEIEAIQNNIVHLQNQKPQETVVKKELVKKVPDPQLEESFHRLQQNLAEEQRKNQALQDELEALKIRLRVLEHEKREGGQEYIVKEVLRIEQDKAQAAEILKLKEELEELRRQEGTRESEVILLRQQIAVLSSQKNKEQEKVTEKEVLKLQNDPQLEMEFRMLQETKERESALRQKHEEELSFLQEKLKRLEKERAIAEGKITVKEVLKVEKDLAIEREVNELRRQYEDEKSKGRSNEREKAELLRKIQLLEEENSKVVVQEKVREIVRPDPKAENEVANLRLELVEQERRYRGGDEQLKSCQNELAALKNRGPLVEVKEVIKEVIKYKNDPETEKELQRLREEIIERTGAIERADLEIYQLKQEIQALKDTKPQVQMKEVVQEILQFREDPKTREEVESLRVQLADEQMKHIDLERERLLQEEKVRLKEEELSQVKEKVVQQEVVKYEQDPALKAEVNSFSQSIESELKQIDGLREELRKLQRRRSELERQLEELEKERQARREAELEVQRLRIRLNELEEQERETTERVTVKQKVILQQDPQQEKEHSLLKLELEEEKHRRQVLQTELEALRKKLLSLEKMEVKEKVVFSESVQVDKGDTEYEIQKLKSNLEEESRRKRELDADINRLETRLSEVEFNNSKSSKELDLLREENHKLHLEKQNLLMETRRLQSEIELTATEAQDLRNMTHMDSGINLDSRFQALERELEDLKQLSREKDAEIEQLQNRLKTVAIKREQRENHLRRSIVVIDPDTGKEMSPEEAHVFGLIEWSLFVKLKSQECDWEEISIKGPNGESSVILDRKSGREFSIEDALKSGRLTAAQYDSYLNKEMSIQELAVLVSGSNYTALAPL; via the exons catctccagcaaAGAGCTGACCGAGCTCATCGAGCGCCTGCAGAAAAATGCTGACCAGGTGGAGAAGAACATCGTGGAGACCGACTCCCGAATGCAAAAT GACCTGCACAAGATCAAGGCGTGCCAGCTGGCACAGTACAAGGAGCTGACAGCACAGAAACTCTCCGAGTCTGACAAGCTGCTCTACGTGCTGGACGGGGACGCGGCCGTGGCCCGGCACATGAAGCACCCCCAGGGGGACATGATCACAGAAGA CATCCGGCAGCTGAAGGAGCGCGTGGCAAACCTGCGTGTGAAACACGAGCAGATCTACAACTTCCCCCCGCAGCACATCGAGCCCCAGGTCAACTGGTCAACGGTGATCGAGGAGAAACAG GATGCGCTGAGCAGCAAAGGCTTTGGGACTGACCTGCCGCTGGTCAACAGCCAAGTAGAAGAGCACAACATCTTCCACAACGAGGTCATGGCCATCGGGCCACACATTGTCAAGGAAGGAAGCAAG GAAAACATGAGCGACTTCCAAGCCAAGTACCAGAAGCTGCTG GCCGGCTCCCAGCAGCGGCAGCAGGACCTGAACTCGCTGCAGGATTACATGCAGCGCTGCACCAACAAGCTCTACTGGCTGGATCAGCAGGCCAAGGACAGGACCCATTACGACTGGAGCGACCACAACCTGGACTACCCCAGCCGGCGCCGCCAGTACGAG AACTTCATCCACCggaagctggaggagaaggaggaggccATCAACAAGCTGCATGCTGATGGGGATCAGCTGCTGGCCCAGAACCACCCCGGGAAGAATGCCATCGAG gctcaCATCGAGGCCGTGCACGCTGACTGGAAGGAGTACCTGAACCTGCTGATCTGCGAGGAGAGCCACCTGAAGTTCATGGAGGACTTCCACCAG TTTCAGAAGGACAGCAAGGATGCTCAGGAGCTTTTGAAGAAGGTGGATACAGACCTGGACCAGAAATTCAGCCCGGAGTTCAAGGACAGATACCAGCTGGAGTCCCTCCTCCGGGAGCTGGAT GACCAGGAGAAGGCCCTGGACAAGTACGAGGCCGTGGTGAAGTCGCTGCAGGAGCGCAGCCAGCAGGTGCTGCCCCTGCGGTTCCGCCGgcagccgccgccgcagccCGTCCCGGTGGAGGCGCTCTGCGAGTACGAGGGCGAGCAG GGCCAGATCAGCCGCGGAGCTCACTACACCCTGCACAGCAACAGCGGCGACCTTTGGGAAGTGGCCGACAGCGCAGGAGACACCATCAGCGCCCCCGGGGTCTGCTTCATGATCCCGCCGCCCGACCCAGAGGCGAtagccctggcagagca AATTGCCAAGCACTACGTGGCCGTGAGGGAGAAGACCAACAACTGCAAGAACGTTCTCCAGCAGCGCTATGAGGGGCTGAAGGCAGACAGCATTGGAG ATGCTGCGTCAGTTCGGGGAcgccagctcctggcagggctggagaaagTCAACAGTGACCTGGACAAGCAGGAGAAAGCGATAACAGCAAACCTGCGGCCGCCGCTGGAGCAGAGCCGGGCCGTGCAGGACAGCACCGAGCGCTCCAAGGACCTCAag AACATCACCAACGAGGTCCGTCGGATCGAGCCTGAGAAGAGCAGGAAGATCCAGGAGTGCGAGGCCTTCATCGAGTCCGTGCCCAACACGGGCAGTGCCACCCTGGTGAGGAACAAGGTGGACAACACCAACAAGAAGTACGAGCGCGTGGTGCAGCTGCTCAGCGCCGCCCAGGAGAA AGTTGAGGTGGCCACAAACCTGGAGAGGAGCCTCCAGCAAGGCCGAGACCTGCTGTCAACCTATGAGAACAAGCTGGTCATAGATGACACGGTACCAGAGGACTTGAGGGTGGTggacaggaagaaggaagagctgctg GCCATGGGCAGCGAGCTCCAGTCCAAGAAGTTCCTGCTCAGTGAAGCCGAGCAGAACCTGCAGAGGACCAAGACATGCTCCAACACCCTGGCCAGCAAGTTCCAGGAGCACTGCCCCGACATCGAGCGCCAGGAGGCAGAGCTCTACAAGCTCAACCAGCGCTTCAACAACCTCAGCAAGCAGATTGACCACAG AACACAAAccctgcagaaagcaaaaagtgCCTACTCCAACTACCGCACCAACTACGACAAGGTGAACCAGTTCCTGTGCAACATCCCCAACTACGAGCCCCAGGAGACTGACAACATCCAGCAAGTGGAGATGAAGCTCAAGAGCCAAGTG gcactgctcagTGACATTGCAAGCAAGGAACAGGAGGTGCAGAAGGtctctgccacagctcagcagtACCAGCAGGCAGTGAAG GACTACGAGctggaagctgagaagctgcGGTCCATCCTGGACCTGGAGAATGGCCGCAATGGCTACACCAGCAAGAAGCCCAGGCTGCAGTCCCCAGCTGCCAAAGTGAAGGAGGAG GAAGCTGTTCTGGCAGCCAAATACACAGAAGTGAATGCTGTGAAcaagcagaggctgcagaacCTGGAGTTTGCCCAGAGCCTCCTGCGGCAG CAGCCAGAGATTCAGGTGACACAAGACTTTGCCCAGACCAAAAAGTCTGTAAGGCCTGTGGAAGAAGTCTGGAAGTTGAAGAAAGAGCTTGAGGATGAGACTCAGCGTCGGCAACAGCTCGAGGCGGAGATTGAAGCCATTCAGAACAACATTGTCCACCTGCAAAACCAGAAGCCCCAAGAAACTGTGGTGAAGAAAGAACTGGTGAAGAAGGTGCCTGACCCCCAGCTGGAGGAGAGTTTCCACAGACTGCAGCAAAacctggcagaggagcagcgCAAGAACCAGGCGCTCCAGGACGAGCTGGAGGCTCTTAAAATCCGGCTGCGAGTCCTGGAGCACgagaagagggaaggagggcaggagtACATAGTGAAAGAAGTGCTGAGGATTGAACAAGATAAGGCTCAAGCTGCTGAAATCCTGAAGCTCAAAGAGGAACTGGAAGAGCTCAGGAGGCAGGAAGGGACCAGGGAGAGTGAAGTCATCCTCTTACGCCAGCAAATTGCTGTGCTGTCCAGCCAGAAGAacaaagagcaggagaaggtgACGGAGAAGGAGGTGCTGAAGCTGCAGAATGATCCCCAGCTGGAGATGGAATTCCGGATGTTGCAGGAGACCAAGGAGAGGGAGAGTGCCCTTCGGCAGAAGCACGAGGAAGAGCTCAGCTTCCTCCAGGAAAAGCTCAAGCGTCTGGAGAAAGAACGGGCCATCGCCGAGGGCAAAATCACCGTCAAGGAGGTGCTGAAGGTGGAGAAAGATTTGGCCATTGAGAGGGAGGTGAACGAGCTCCGGCGCCAGTACGAAGATGAGAAGTCCAAGGGCCGTTCCAATGAGCGGGAAAAGGCCGAGCTGCTCAGGAAgatccagctgctggaggaggagaactCCAAGGTGGTTGTTCAGGAGAAAGTGCGTGAGATTGTTCGCCCAGACCCCAAGGCTGAGAATGAAGTTGCCAACCTTCGCTTGGAGCTGgtagagcaggagaggaggtaCCGCGGTGGGGATGAACAGCTGAAGAGCTGCCAGAACGAGCTGGCTGCTCTGAAGAACAGAGGGCCCCTGGTAGAAGTCAAAGAAGTCATTAAGGAGGTCATTAAGTACAAGAATGATCCAGAAACCGAAAAGGAGCTACAGCGACTCCGGGAGGAAATCATAGAGAGGACCGGAGCTATCGAAAGAGCTGACCTGGAGATCTACCAGCTGAAACAAGAGATACAAGCTTTGAAAGACACCAAACCTCAAGTGCAAATGAAGGAAGTTGTTCAAGAAATCCTCCAGTTTCGGGAAGACCCCAAGACTAGAGAGGAGGTAGAATCGCTGCGAGTGCAGCTGGCAGACGAACAAATGAAGCACATCGACCTGGAGAGGGAACGGCTTctccaagaagaaaaagtaagacTGAAGGAGGAAGAACTTTCCCaggtgaaggagaaggtggTCCAGCAGGAAGTTGTGAAGTATGAGCAGGATCCTGCCTTGAAAGCTGAGGTGAACTCCTTCTCGCAGAGCATCGAGAGCGAACTGAAGCAGATCGATGGCCTCCGTGAGGAGCTGCGCAAGCTGCAGAGGAGACGCTCCGAGCTGGAGcggcagctggaggagctggagaaggagagacAGGCCCGCAGGGAGGCCGAGCTGGAGGTGCAGAGGCTCAGGATCCGGCTGAACGAGCTGGaagaacaggaaagagaaacGACAGAACGAGTGACTGTGAAACAGAAAGTGATCCTTCAGCAAGATccccagcaggagaaggagcactCCCTCCTCAAGCTGGAGTTAGAAGAAGAGAAGCACCGCAGACAAGTCCTGCAAACTGAGCTAGAAGCCCTGAGAAAGAAGCTCCTTTCTTTGGAGAAGATGGAGGTCAAGGAGAAAGTGGTCTTTTCAGAGAGTGTCCAAGTGGACAAAGGAGACACGGAGTACGAGATTCAAAAGCTGAAGAGCAACCTGGAGGAAGAAAGTAGGCGCAAGAGGGAGCTGGATGCAGATATCAACCGCCTGGAAACCAGGCTGTCCGAGGTGGAATTCAACAACTCCAAGTCATCAAAGGAGCTAGACTTGTTAAGGGAGGAAAACCACAAGCTCCACCTCGAGAAACAGAACCTACTGATGGAAACAAGGAGACTGCAGTCAGAGATTGAACTCACCGCAACAGAAGCTCAGGATCTGAGAAACATGACCCACATGGACAGTGGAATAAACCTGGACTCCAGGTTCCAAGCTTTGGAAAGAGAGTTAGAGGATCTGAAGCAGTTATCCAGAGAAAAAGATGCAGAGATTGAGCAACTCCAGAACCGCCTGAAGACAGTGGCTATCAAGAGGGAGCAACGGGAGAACCACCTTAGGCGCTCCATCGTGGTCATTGACCCCGACACCGGAAAAGAGATGTCTCCAGAAGAAGCTCACGTGTTTGGCCTCATTGAATGGAGCCTGTTTGTCAAACTGAAGAGCCAGGAATGTGACTGGGAGGAGATCTCAATCAAGGGTCCCAACGGGGAATCGTCCGTGATCCTCGACAGGAAGTCTGGCAGGGAGTTCTCCATCGAGGACGCCCTGAAGAGCGGGAGGCTCACCGCGGCCCAGTACGACAGTTACCTCAACAAGGAGATGTCCATCCAGGAGCTGGCAGTCCTGGTGTCCGGAAGCAATTACACAGCACTCGCTCCACTCTAG